In Etheostoma cragini isolate CJK2018 chromosome 9, CSU_Ecrag_1.0, whole genome shotgun sequence, the following are encoded in one genomic region:
- the c9h1orf210 gene encoding type III endosome membrane protein TEMP, with protein sequence MEPTTSMLSTATPTATENQTSESQTEKYKSHNWEFLVAVLVTAISLSILIALLAKCQVVRRYLASYRHTRLRETDNVSQCHPSGLEGEFAMQRGRGINPHCLPPVSEEDDDGFIEDNYIPASERARAERAAENMEDMEDTEEEMDEIEFTIA encoded by the exons ATGGAACCAACAACATCCATGCTCTCTACAGCTACACCAACAGCAACAGAAAATC AAACATCCGAAAGTCAGACAGAGAAATATAAATCTCACAACTGGGAGTTCCTGGTGGCTGTCCTGGTCACGGCCATCTCCCTCTCCATTCTCATCGCCCTTCTGGCTAAATGCCAGGTGGTCCGGCGTTACCTGGCCAGCTACAGGCACACACGGCTGAGAGAGACGGACAACGTCAGCCAGTGTCACCCTtcag GCCTGGAGGGGGAATTTGCCATGCAAAGGGGCCGTGGAATTAACCCTCACTGCCTACCTCCTGTGAGCGAGGAAGATGATGACGGCTTCATTGAGGACAACTACATCCCGGCCAGTGAGAGAGCGAGGGCTGAAAGAGCAGCGGAGAacatggaggacatggaggacacagaggaagaaATGGATGAAATTGAATTTACCATTGCTTAG